One genomic segment of Desulfobacterales bacterium includes these proteins:
- a CDS encoding C-GCAxxG-C-C family protein, with the protein MEKERTEILQTAFDNAKRHELESGGCAQCCLAGIFEAFGVEDDGVFRAATGLADGVGLSGDGHCGALSGGTMAIGYFFGRSGDQFSNMKKQLKACILSKKLHDAFIEKYGTCRCADLQTQLAGKFFNLYDPKEMEAALKAGMPEKCATVAGETARMAAHIILEEKEREAARQ; encoded by the coding sequence ATGGAAAAAGAAAGAACGGAAATTCTTCAGACAGCTTTTGATAATGCTAAAAGACATGAACTGGAGAGTGGTGGATGTGCCCAGTGCTGTCTTGCGGGGATATTCGAGGCTTTTGGAGTTGAAGACGACGGGGTTTTCCGGGCGGCCACCGGCCTTGCCGACGGGGTGGGACTCAGCGGCGACGGCCATTGCGGCGCCCTGTCCGGCGGGACCATGGCGATCGGCTACTTTTTCGGCCGATCCGGAGATCAGTTCAGCAACATGAAAAAACAGCTCAAAGCCTGCATTCTTTCAAAAAAACTTCACGACGCCTTTATTGAAAAATATGGCACCTGCCGGTGCGCGGATCTGCAGACACAGCTGGCGGGGAAGTTTTTTAATCTTTATGACCCCAAAGAAATGGAGGCCGCGCTCAAGGCCGGAATGCCGGAGAAATGCGCGACGGTGGCCGGCGAAACTGCCCGGATGGCCGCGCACATCATCCTGGAGGAAAAAGAACGGGAGGCGGCCAGGCAATAA
- a CDS encoding DUF1302 family protein has translation MEKQRPFSKRKFTAMLSLLLLASFLAVPQAWGMNFQLHPDISMDLDTTLIYGASMRMKDADEKNLGLNVDDGNRSFEQYDLVSNRFTVRSALDLRRKHVGVFARGRAFYDDAYHGSNANDSPETHNNFLGGSLDDHQKFTDAAEDQHGQDLELLDLYGYADFSIAGRPLSLRVGQQVVSWGESLFTLGGISTAQGYADANMLNVPGAELVDIFLPSEQVSARFNFFRNLSIAGYYQWEWKKHRSEAVGSYFSTMDFADEGGYHMLAAPGVPVTADRIDDDPASDSGQWGVSLNYYAENLNSTEFGLYYLNYHEKFPLVFTVPGAGNLTMDWGDPMLNFFDSLGYYLGYQEDIDLYGASFSTQVGPTNVSGEVTYRADYATQVADPTAPLKFS, from the coding sequence ATGGAAAAACAAAGACCATTCAGCAAGCGGAAATTTACTGCCATGCTGAGCCTGTTGCTGCTGGCTTCCTTTCTCGCTGTCCCGCAGGCCTGGGGAATGAACTTTCAGTTGCACCCGGACATCAGTATGGACCTGGACACCACCTTGATTTATGGCGCGTCCATGCGGATGAAGGATGCGGACGAGAAAAACCTGGGGCTCAATGTGGACGACGGCAATCGCTCCTTTGAGCAGTATGACCTGGTTTCCAACCGCTTCACGGTTCGCTCCGCCCTGGATCTGAGGCGCAAGCATGTGGGCGTGTTTGCCCGGGGCCGGGCTTTTTATGATGATGCCTATCACGGATCCAATGCCAATGATTCCCCGGAGACACATAACAACTTTCTGGGCGGTTCACTTGATGATCACCAGAAGTTTACCGACGCGGCAGAAGACCAGCATGGCCAGGACCTGGAGCTGCTGGATCTTTACGGTTACGCGGATTTCAGTATCGCCGGGCGGCCCCTGTCGCTCCGGGTTGGCCAGCAGGTGGTCTCCTGGGGTGAGAGCCTGTTCACCCTGGGTGGTATCTCAACAGCGCAGGGCTATGCGGATGCAAACATGCTCAATGTGCCGGGCGCGGAACTCGTGGATATCTTTCTGCCTTCGGAGCAGGTTTCCGCGCGGTTTAATTTTTTCCGCAATCTCTCAATTGCCGGTTATTACCAGTGGGAGTGGAAAAAGCACCGCTCTGAGGCGGTCGGTTCCTATTTCAGCACCATGGATTTTGCTGATGAAGGCGGGTATCATATGCTGGCAGCCCCCGGCGTGCCTGTGACCGCAGACCGCATTGACGATGACCCGGCCAGCGATTCCGGGCAATGGGGTGTCAGCTTGAACTATTACGCAGAGAATTTAAACAGCACCGAATTTGGGCTGTACTATTTGAATTATCATGAAAAATTTCCCCTGGTCTTTACGGTGCCCGGCGCCGGTAATTTGACAATGGACTGGGGCGACCCGATGCTCAACTTTTTTGACAGCCTGGGATACTATCTGGGCTATCAGGAAGACATTGACTTGTACGGCGCCAGTTTCAGCACGCAGGTGGGCCCCACCAATGTTTCCGGTGAAGTTACCTACCGGGCCGATTACGCAACACAGGTGGCGGATCCCACGGCGCCTTTGAAGTTTTCCTGA